Proteins encoded by one window of Myxocyprinus asiaticus isolate MX2 ecotype Aquarium Trade chromosome 35, UBuf_Myxa_2, whole genome shotgun sequence:
- the LOC127425982 gene encoding piggyBac transposable element-derived protein 2-like, whose protein sequence is MKHASTLPEGQNYKIYADNYFSCIPLVVQLLHRGIHYVGTARQVRLPNCNLADEKSLKKSGRGSFDLRVEGNHNICVVKWFDNRAVTLVSSFAGPEPVQKIKHWDKATKTYTEVERPYIVRTYNRFMGGVDLLDSLAAKYKFRIKIETVVLVNLLTHHYSCCDQCLAPLQARLHSAQVFAKRDAEKETVSGRTSRFSYPGEHNSN, encoded by the exons ATGAAGCATGCTTCCACACTTCCAGAAGGGCAGAACTACAAAATCTATGCAGACAACTATTTCAGCTGCATCCCATTGGTAGTTCAGCTCCTTCATCGTGGAATTCATTACGTGGGAACAGCCAGACAGGTACGTCTACCCAACTGTAACCTTGCAGACGAGAAGAGCTTGAAGAAGAGTGGGAGAGGAAGCTTTGACCTCAGAGTCGAGGGGAACCACAACATCTGTGTTGTAAAATGGTTTGACAACAGGGCGGTGACACTTGTGTCATCCTTTGCTGGTCCAGAACCTGTGCAGAAAATTAAACACTGGGACAAAGCCACCAAAACCTACACTGAAGTTGAGAGGCCTTACATTGTGAGAACTTATAACAGATTCATGGGAGGTGTGGATTTATTGGATTCACTTGCTGCCAAATATAAGTTCCGCATTAAAATCGAAACGGTGGTACTTGTAAATCTTCTGACACACCATTATTCTTGCTGTGATCAATGCCTGGCTCCTCTACAAGCGAGACTGCACAGTGCTCAAGTTTTTGCCAAAAGAGACGCTGAAAAGGAGACCGTTTCAGGCAGAACTAGCAGATTCTCTTATCCTG GTGAACACAACTCCAATTAA